A single bacterium DNA region contains:
- a CDS encoding GNAT family N-acetyltransferase, whose amino-acid sequence MTNEIAVRESTYPVAVRQLPMEVLQDGPYEVSFARDDEELDLALRLRFAVFNEELGEGLESSYETGRDFDVFDTCCHHLVVRDTRTSEVVGTYRMQTAGMAARYRGFYSSGLFDLGSLPDEVVRSSVEVGRACVAKSHRSKLVLFLLWKSLALYVAHNQARFLFGCCSLTSQDPREGWRAMNFLERGNHMHPVLSVAPLADHALAGGPSPGDRDKDSPEVELPILFKTYLRFGSKVCGPPAIDREFKTIDYLVMMDIDGLRPRVHKLFFG is encoded by the coding sequence ATGACAAACGAAATCGCAGTTCGCGAATCGACCTATCCCGTTGCCGTCCGCCAGCTTCCGATGGAAGTCCTGCAAGACGGGCCGTATGAGGTCTCGTTCGCGCGCGACGACGAGGAGCTCGATCTCGCCTTGCGACTGCGATTCGCGGTTTTCAACGAGGAGTTGGGCGAGGGACTGGAGTCCTCGTACGAGACCGGCCGCGATTTCGACGTCTTCGACACCTGTTGTCATCACCTGGTCGTGCGCGATACCCGGACCAGCGAGGTCGTGGGCACCTATCGGATGCAGACCGCGGGCATGGCGGCCCGCTACCGGGGCTTCTACAGTTCGGGTCTTTTCGATCTCGGGAGTCTGCCCGACGAGGTCGTCCGATCTTCGGTCGAGGTGGGGCGCGCCTGCGTGGCGAAGTCGCACCGGAGCAAGCTGGTCTTGTTTTTGCTCTGGAAGAGCCTGGCTCTCTACGTTGCCCACAACCAGGCACGTTTCCTTTTCGGGTGCTGCTCCTTGACCAGCCAGGACCCCCGAGAGGGCTGGCGAGCCATGAACTTTTTGGAGCGTGGGAACCACATGCATCCCGTGCTTTCGGTCGCTCCACTGGCCGACCATGCCCTGGCCGGCGGGCCCTCGCCCGGCGATCGCGACAAGGACTCCCCAGAAGTCGAGTTGCCGATTCTCTTCAAGACCTACCTGCGCTTTGGGTCGAAGGTCTGCGGTCCGCCGGCGATCGATCGCGAATTCAAGACCATCGACTACCTGGTCATGATGGACATCGACGGTCTGAGGCCGCGGGTCCACAAGTTGTTTTTCGGCTAG
- a CDS encoding 1-acyl-sn-glycerol-3-phosphate acyltransferase, with amino-acid sequence MARLRAGWRLLVIAVATAVAFKMTLLGRLLTFRRRAAEARWRHRCFGAWGRIVVRVLNIDVTVVGSAPRPPFFLVSNHLSYLDIAILASLVDAVFVAKSEVRGWPVVGFLCKHMGTIFIDRTARRDIPRVIGRIEKALEVGEGVVLFPEGTSTSGASVAPFRPSLLAPAARGGLPVAAAALSYSTPSGTEPAHLAVCWWGDMTFSDHFLRLLSLPGLSARVAFGVESIQDDDRKRLAERLETAVRGLFIPVAGAVS; translated from the coding sequence ATGGCGCGCCTTCGAGCCGGATGGAGGTTGTTGGTCATAGCTGTCGCCACGGCGGTGGCTTTCAAAATGACCTTGCTCGGCCGCTTGCTGACGTTCCGCCGGCGTGCAGCCGAGGCTCGCTGGCGCCACCGCTGTTTTGGTGCCTGGGGCAGGATCGTGGTGCGAGTGCTGAACATCGACGTCACGGTCGTCGGTTCGGCGCCGAGGCCCCCTTTTTTCTTGGTATCGAACCATCTGAGTTACCTGGACATCGCGATCCTGGCGAGCCTGGTGGACGCGGTCTTCGTCGCCAAGAGCGAAGTGCGCGGATGGCCGGTGGTCGGGTTTCTTTGCAAGCACATGGGCACCATCTTCATTGATCGTACGGCACGCCGGGACATTCCGCGCGTGATCGGGCGCATCGAGAAAGCGCTCGAGGTCGGTGAAGGAGTGGTGCTGTTTCCCGAGGGCACCAGCACGTCGGGGGCGTCGGTCGCGCCCTTTCGACCCTCGCTTCTGGCTCCGGCCGCGCGCGGCGGCCTGCCGGTGGCCGCCGCCGCTTTGAGCTACAGTACTCCTTCCGGTACCGAGCCGGCTCATCTGGCGGTGTGCTGGTGGGGGGACATGACATTCAGCGACCATTTCCTGCGCCTGCTTTCGCTTCCCGGCCTCTCGGCAAGGGTCGCTTTCGGCGTCGAGTCGATTCAGGATGACGATCGCAAGCGGCTCGCCGAGCGCCTGGAGACGGCGGTGCGCGGACTATTCATACCGGTGGCGGGAGCGGTCTCGTGA
- a CDS encoding alpha/beta fold hydrolase — protein MQPPMAAGRRAAVVLVAGYLLALTAAHVWRARPEVGRSPDEGQQSLTIAGPAESEEVSVAFRQSCTTEQLTTRPALLLLHGSPGSSRDFTSLAPALAGRFCVLSPDLPGFGRSQREVSDYSIQAHARASLELLNALGVGEFHVLGFSMGGGVALELASLAPDRVRSVILLSAIGVQEAELLGNYHLNRAVHGAQLAGLWLLHEAVPHFGFLDDSMLDLPYARNFYDTDQRPLRRILETLEVPVLILHGRNDPLVPLAAAREHHRISPQSELILYDASHFMVFQAEPELVEPIASFLARAESGRAPRRSDATPERLARASEPSNPKLLGEARGIALFVLMNLLALATFVSEDLASIGAGLLTAQGRIGYLAGCLACFVGIFASDVGLYLIGRVLGRPWIRRAPLRWWISEDSVQRSRRWFDDKGPSVVFASRFVPGTRVPTYVAAGVVATPFWRFSSYLALAVTVWVPLLVGISFLLGVRILEYFEIFRRWALPGAFALALLLVVGLRLLRSLGTRRGRLLLASRWRRLRHWEFWPTWAFYLPVVARIARLAARHRSLTVFTAANPAIPAGGFVGESKSEILEQIGADWVAAFRLIRAESEDPVAEALEFMSERSLDFPVVVKPDVGERGRQVSIVATRDLLAAALAAPRADCLVQEYLPGPELGVFYARRPGDERGRVFSITEKRLPEVIGDGGTTLEKLILEDPRANAMAPVYLRRFADAARVVPAPGERIRLTEIGTHCLGAVFLDGRRWQTPALEAEVERISRSFEGFYFGRYDLKAPSYEAFGRGEGIRVLELNGVTSEATHIYDPENSLGTAYKILFRQWQMAFEIGRANRDRGARAAGVGELLRLIRRHLL, from the coding sequence ATGCAACCGCCCATGGCGGCCGGGCGGCGCGCGGCTGTTGTCCTGGTGGCCGGCTATCTGCTCGCGCTGACGGCTGCGCACGTTTGGAGAGCGCGCCCAGAGGTGGGCCGATCGCCCGATGAGGGACAGCAGAGCCTCACGATCGCCGGGCCCGCGGAATCGGAGGAGGTGTCGGTCGCCTTCCGGCAGAGCTGCACGACCGAGCAGCTCACTACTCGGCCGGCGCTCCTACTGCTTCACGGCAGTCCCGGCTCCTCGCGCGACTTCACCTCCCTGGCCCCGGCGCTTGCGGGGCGCTTTTGCGTCCTCTCTCCCGACCTCCCCGGCTTCGGGCGCTCGCAACGAGAGGTTTCGGACTATTCGATCCAAGCGCACGCCCGAGCGTCCCTAGAGCTGCTGAACGCCCTCGGGGTAGGGGAGTTCCACGTTCTCGGCTTCAGCATGGGAGGTGGCGTGGCGCTGGAGCTGGCGTCTCTGGCTCCGGATCGCGTCCGCTCGGTCATCCTGCTCTCGGCGATCGGTGTCCAGGAAGCCGAGCTGCTCGGCAACTACCACCTGAACCGAGCCGTCCACGGAGCCCAGCTGGCGGGGCTCTGGCTGTTGCACGAAGCCGTTCCCCATTTCGGCTTCCTGGACGACTCGATGCTCGATCTGCCCTATGCCCGCAACTTCTACGACACGGATCAGAGGCCCCTGCGGCGGATTCTCGAGACCCTCGAGGTGCCGGTGTTGATTCTCCATGGGCGGAACGATCCGCTGGTGCCGCTGGCTGCGGCCAGAGAGCATCATCGGATCTCGCCGCAGAGCGAGCTGATTCTGTACGACGCGAGCCACTTTATGGTCTTCCAGGCCGAGCCGGAGCTGGTCGAGCCGATCGCGAGCTTTCTTGCCCGTGCCGAGTCGGGTCGCGCGCCGAGGCGCTCGGATGCGACGCCGGAACGTCTCGCGCGGGCGTCCGAGCCTTCGAATCCCAAGCTCCTGGGAGAAGCCCGAGGCATCGCTCTGTTCGTCTTGATGAATCTGCTGGCTCTGGCGACCTTCGTGAGCGAGGACCTGGCGAGTATCGGCGCGGGCCTGCTGACCGCCCAGGGCCGGATCGGATACCTCGCGGGTTGCCTGGCTTGCTTCGTAGGCATCTTCGCGAGCGACGTCGGTCTCTATCTCATCGGCCGTGTCCTGGGCCGGCCCTGGATTCGGCGGGCACCTTTGCGATGGTGGATCTCCGAGGACTCGGTGCAGCGAAGCCGCAGGTGGTTTGACGACAAGGGGCCTTCGGTGGTCTTTGCCAGCCGCTTCGTGCCCGGCACGCGGGTGCCGACCTACGTCGCGGCCGGGGTGGTCGCGACCCCCTTCTGGCGATTCTCGTCGTACCTGGCGCTGGCCGTCACGGTCTGGGTGCCGCTGCTGGTCGGGATTTCGTTCCTCTTGGGCGTCAGGATCTTGGAGTACTTCGAGATATTCCGACGCTGGGCGCTCCCGGGCGCGTTCGCGCTCGCGCTTCTGCTCGTTGTCGGGTTGCGCCTGCTGAGATCGCTCGGGACTCGCCGCGGCCGGCTGCTGCTCGCGAGCCGGTGGCGCCGACTGCGGCACTGGGAGTTCTGGCCGACGTGGGCCTTCTATCTGCCGGTGGTAGCTCGGATTGCGCGCCTCGCCGCCCGCCATCGGAGTCTCACCGTCTTCACAGCCGCCAACCCGGCGATTCCAGCCGGCGGTTTCGTCGGCGAGTCGAAGTCCGAGATCTTGGAGCAGATCGGCGCTGACTGGGTCGCGGCGTTCCGGCTCATTCGGGCCGAGAGTGAAGATCCGGTCGCCGAGGCGCTGGAGTTCATGAGCGAACGGTCGCTCGACTTTCCCGTGGTCGTCAAGCCCGACGTCGGCGAGCGCGGACGGCAGGTCTCGATCGTGGCGACTCGAGATCTGCTCGCGGCGGCTCTGGCGGCGCCTCGTGCGGATTGTCTGGTCCAGGAGTATCTGCCGGGTCCCGAGCTCGGCGTCTTCTACGCGCGCCGGCCCGGCGACGAGCGCGGTCGAGTCTTTTCGATCACCGAGAAGCGTCTACCGGAAGTGATCGGAGACGGAGGCACGACGCTCGAGAAGCTGATTCTCGAAGACCCACGGGCAAACGCCATGGCTCCGGTGTATCTCCGGCGCTTCGCCGACGCGGCCAGGGTGGTCCCCGCACCGGGCGAGAGGATTCGCTTGACCGAGATCGGCACGCATTGCCTGGGGGCGGTTTTCTTGGACGGACGGCGCTGGCAGACGCCGGCGCTCGAGGCGGAGGTCGAGCGAATCAGCCGGTCGTTCGAGGGTTTCTACTTCGGCCGCTACGACCTCAAGGCGCCCAGCTACGAAGCCTTCGGGCGCGGTGAAGGAATCCGAGTGCTGGAGCTGAACGGAGTTACCTCCGAGGCGACCCACATCTATGATCCTGAGAACTCGCTCGGTACCGCGTACAAGATCCTGTTTCGACAATGGCAGATGGCCTTCGAGATCGGCCGCGCCAACCGGGACCGCGGCGCCAGGGCCGCCGGGGTGGGTGAGCTGTTGAGGTTGATTCGGAGGCATCTGCTCTGA